ACCCCGCCCCAGGCCGCCCACGCGCTGGCGCAGTGGCAGCCAGCGCTGATCGGCGCGAATTGCTCTACCGGGCCGCGCGGCGTGCTCGAGGTGATGCGCCAGATGGCGGCGGCGGCAAAGACCATGCACGGCCGCGCGCCGGGCCTCTCGGCCATGCCCAACGCCGGCTTCCCCGAGGCGCGCGGCTCGCGGGTGTTCTACCCGGCCACACCTGAATACTTCGCCGACTATGCCCGGCGCTTCATCGAAACCGGCGTACGTGTGGTGGGCGGGTGCTGCGGCACGACGCCGGCACATGTGCGCGCCATGCGCGCCGCGTTCGATAAGCTGACGGCGAGCGCATCCACCACCGTAGCGATCGCCCGGGTCGAAATTCATCATCCTGCCGAAGGAGGGCACGCGCACCCGCACGGCGATGCGAGTATCCCCACCACGCTGGCCCAAGCGCTGGCCGAACGACGCTTTGTGACCACGGTCGAGGTCGAGCCGCCCAAGAGCGCCGATACGGCGGCCATCGAAGAGACGGCGCGCATGCTGAAGGAGGCCGGCGCGACGGTGCTCGACATCTCCGACATCCCGATGGCGCGTATGCGCATGACCGGCCTGGCCGCTGCGCATCGCGTGCAGGCTGGCGCGGACATCGAGACGGTGCTGCACTTCCCCGTGCGCGGGCGCAATTTGCTGCGTGTGCAGGGCGATTTGCTAGCCGCCCATGCGCTGGGCATCCGCAACCTCTTCGTCACCATGGGCGACCCGACGCGCATCGGTGACTATCCACAGGCCAACGACAACCACGACATCGTGCCCACCGGCTTGGTGCAGATGATCAAGGAGCGATTCAACACCGGCTTGGACGGGCTCGGCGCGTCCATCGGCAAGCCGTGTTCGTTCTTCGTCGGCGTGGCTGCGAATCTCACTCCGACCGACTTCGAGAAGGAAGCCAAGCTGCTGAGGAAGAAGATCGAGTGCGGCGCGGACTTCGCGCTGACCCAGCCGGTGTTCGACGTCGAGATGGCCCGCCGGTTCATTGCCTACTACGAGCAAATGTTCGGCAAGCTCACGCTGCCGATCCTGGCCGGCATCCTGCCGCTGGCGAGCGTGCGCCACGCCCAGTTCCTGCGCAACGAAGTGCCGGGCGTGGTGATGCCGGAGACGATTGTGCAGCGCCTGGAGGCAGCCGGCAACAAAACCCGCACCGAGGGTGCGATCATTGCCATGGAGATCCTGGCTGGCATCCGCGACTTGGTGCAGGGCGCGTACTTCATCCCCGCCTTCGGCCGCTATGACATCGTGGCGAAGCTGATCCAGCAGGCAACCGGCCAGCTCCAGCCCTCGTCGTCCTAAGCGCGGGCGAAGCTCTCGATCTTGCGCGAACTGCTCCAACGCCTGGCAAAGATGGTGGCCGGCTACGGTGCTGTGCAATGGGCCGGCCCGTTGCTGTCGCTCATCTTCACGCCGATCATCACCCGCATCCTGACGGTGGATGACTACGGTGCATCGGGCTATCTGCAAACAGTCGTCGCGGCAGTGAGCACGGTGGCGATGTTCGCCCTGCCGCAGGCGCTGGCGACGCACTTCAACGACCAACCGAGCGAGGCGCGCTGGCAGGGCCAGATCACCGGCAGCGCGTTGGCCATCGTCATCGCCAGCGGGCTGATGCTCGGCCTCGTTCTGGCTGCTGCTGCTCCGGCGCTGGGACGAGTCGCGCCGATCGTCGGAGCGCACGTGCCGCTCGTCCAATTCCTCGGCGTGACGTTGTGCATCGGCCTGGCGGCGACGGTGCTGGTCAACGCGGCGCAGGACGCGCTGCGCGTGCGCTGGGGCATGATCCTCAGCCTGACCTCGTTGGCCGGCACGGTGATCTTCAACCTGTTGTTCATCGTCATCCTGCGACTAGGCGTGACGGGCATGCTGCTCGCGCCGCTGGCAGTGAACGCATGTGTTCTCGTCGTCGCGCTGGCGCTGATGCGCGGCTTCATCGGCCGGCCGTCGCGCGAAGCGACCGGACTGTTGCTGCGTTCCGGGGCGGTGCTGCTGCCGACCACGCTCTCGGTATGGTCGCTCACGCTGGCCGACCGGCTGTTCCTCGGCCAGTGGGTGAGCGCAGCCGAGCTGGGCTACTACGACATCGCTAACAAAATCGCCGGCCTGGCCTACGTGGCCATGGCGCCGATCTACACGGCGTGGACGCCGCTGGCGCTGGCCATGCAGCATCAGCCCTTGGCCCACGTGCGCTATGTGAGCATGGCGCGCTACCTGATTGCGGCCGTGCTCGCCATCGGCCTGTTCCTCGGACTGTTTGCCATCGAAATCTTGATCGTGCTGACGCGGCCAGCCTACTTTCCGGCGGCGCCCTACGTCGGCTTCCTGGCCTATATGCACATATTCAGCGCGTTCGGCACGGTGTTCACGGTCGGCGCGATGATGGGCAAGCAGCTTCGCTCGGTGAGCGCCGGGGTGTTACTCGGCGCACTGGTCA
The window above is part of the Candidatus Roseilinea sp. genome. Proteins encoded here:
- the metF-2 gene encoding bifunctional homocysteine S-methyltransferase/methylenetetrahydrofolate reductase, whose translation is MSHPNFLERLAERPLLADGAMGTMLYAYGFDFDECYDALNLTRAEVVLDIHRQYAAAGADILETNTFGANALRLAEWNLEGSAAEINARGVELARQAARDVRPDILIAGAVGPLGANLAPLGSISRDEAYRAFYEQIVALAEAGADLLILETFSDLAELEEALRAAKAACDLPVIAQMTFNREQRTLMGVTPPQAAHALAQWQPALIGANCSTGPRGVLEVMRQMAAAAKTMHGRAPGLSAMPNAGFPEARGSRVFYPATPEYFADYARRFIETGVRVVGGCCGTTPAHVRAMRAAFDKLTASASTTVAIARVEIHHPAEGGHAHPHGDASIPTTLAQALAERRFVTTVEVEPPKSADTAAIEETARMLKEAGATVLDISDIPMARMRMTGLAAAHRVQAGADIETVLHFPVRGRNLLRVQGDLLAAHALGIRNLFVTMGDPTRIGDYPQANDNHDIVPTGLVQMIKERFNTGLDGLGASIGKPCSFFVGVAANLTPTDFEKEAKLLRKKIECGADFALTQPVFDVEMARRFIAYYEQMFGKLTLPILAGILPLASVRHAQFLRNEVPGVVMPETIVQRLEAAGNKTRTEGAIIAMEILAGIRDLVQGAYFIPAFGRYDIVAKLIQQATGQLQPSSS